The genomic window ACGGAGCGTATGCCGCGCCGATCAGGGAAGAACTCAAGGAGCGCGTGGGCATCGAGTTGTCCCGCGGCTCCATCTACGTGACGCTCGATCGGCTTGAACGCAAAAGGTATGTCTCGTCGTGGTTCGACGATCCGACACCGGAACCCGGCGGCAAGGCGCGACGATGCTTCAAGCTCGAGCGCCACGGTCTTGATGCGCTCAAAGCGGCGCAACGGATGATCGCTCACCTTCAGGCCGGCACGGTGCTCGCGCCCGGCAGCGGGCGAAAGTCATGAGCCTGTTCGAACGTCTCGCACTGATCTGCGTACCCCCCGACTGGCGTCGCGCGATCGCTGTCGCCATCGCCGAAGAAGAAGCCCACCACTCCGCACTCTGGCGCGCGGCGCA from Planctomycetia bacterium includes these protein-coding regions:
- a CDS encoding helix-turn-helix transcriptional regulator — encoded protein: MKTEGLSVLGEVEQLVLLAILRLGDGAYAAPIREELKERVGIELSRGSIYVTLDRLERKRYVSSWFDDPTPEPGGKARRCFKLERHGLDALKAAQRMIAHLQAGTVLAPGSGRKS